Genomic DNA from Marinobacter sp. MDS2:
GTTCGCCCGTGACCTAGGTGCAGAGCTCACCTACCACGAGCACTTCGAGAAAGGCACCCATTTTGGTGGCAAGCACGATTCTGAGTTCTTGCTGCGCATCGGACCCTTTACGAAGCCTGTCTGAGAGCTCTGATTCACAGCTAGTGAATTATTGACCGCGATTTTATACAGCCCGGGCCGCCCGAGGTGGGCCTGTTATGTGGCTGAAATAAACGCCCGGTAGGTTTGTTGCGACCGACACGTTTTACCAGCAAACCGCCGAGCACAACCTCGAACCTACTATGCTAAGAGGCAAGACAATGGAAATTTTTAAGTCTACTGAATCCGAAGTACGTGTTTATTCCCGCGCCTTTCCGGTGGTTTTTAACCGCGCCAAGAACGCGCATTTGTACACCGAAGACGGCAAGCAGTACTTGGACTTTCTGGCCGGTGCCGGTTCACTGAACTATGGCCACAACAACGATACCCTCAAGAAAGCGCTGCTCGAGTACATCGAAGCAGACGGCGTGAGCCAGGGCCTGGACCTGTTCACCACTGCCAAGCAGGACTTCATGGAGTCCTACAAGAAGAACATCCTTCAGCCCCGTGGCTTGAACTACAAAATGCAGTTTACTGGCCCGACCGGTACCAACTGTGTAGAAGCTGCCATGAAGCTGGCGCGTAAGGTGAAAGGTCGTACCAACATTATCTCTTTCACCAACGGTTTCCACGGTGTGACCACCGGCGCTGTAGCGGCTACCGGTAACAAGCATCACCGTGGTGGTGTGGGCATGCCGCTGGGCAATGTTGATTTCATGTTCTATGACGGCTATCTGGGTGAAAATGTGGATTCCCTGGCTATCATGGACAAGGTGCTGTCAGACAGCTCTTCGGGCATCGAAACTCCGGCTGCGGTAATCGTGGAAGCGGTTCAGGGTGAAGGTGGTTTGAACGCCGCCCGTGCTGAGTGGTTGAAAGGTTTGTCAGAGCTGTGCGAGAAGCACGACATTCTGTTGATTCTGGACGATATCCAGGCAGGTAATGGCCGTACTGGCGAGTTCTTCAGCTTTGAATTTGCCGGCATCAAGCCGGACATCGTCACCGTTTCCAAGTCCCTGAGTGGCTACGGCCTGCCGATGGCGT
This window encodes:
- the ectB gene encoding diaminobutyrate--2-oxoglutarate transaminase — protein: MEIFKSTESEVRVYSRAFPVVFNRAKNAHLYTEDGKQYLDFLAGAGSLNYGHNNDTLKKALLEYIEADGVSQGLDLFTTAKQDFMESYKKNILQPRGLNYKMQFTGPTGTNCVEAAMKLARKVKGRTNIISFTNGFHGVTTGAVAATGNKHHRGGVGMPLGNVDFMFYDGYLGENVDSLAIMDKVLSDSSSGIETPAAVIVEAVQGEGGLNAARAEWLKGLSELCEKHDILLILDDIQAGNGRTGEFFSFEFAGIKPDIVTVSKSLSGYGLPMALVLFKPELDIWESGEHNGTFRGNNMAFVTARAAIDTYWKDDAFADSVKAKAKVLGDELQAICDRYPGEFKVKGRGLMRGIEAANADVTGPITQLAFEKGLIIETSGPNDEVIKCLMPLTTSEDDLRRGAQLLGESVDEIMQKGISEAS